The Desulfovibrio porci genome includes a region encoding these proteins:
- the glyQ gene encoding glycine--tRNA ligase subunit alpha, with product MYFQDVILTLQNYWAGRGCVIEQPSGVECGAGTFNPSTFLRVLGPEPWKVAYVEPSRRPTDGRYGENPNRLQRYFQFQVVLKPSPDNVQDLYLQSLEALGLNPARHDIRFVEDDWESPTLGAWGLGWEVWLNGMEVSQFTYFQQVGGIDLSPVSVELTYGLERLTMYLQGVESVYDLRWNKDVTYGHIYHQNEVEQSRHNFEASNAEMLLGQFSDFERECKAMLELGLPWPAYDYCLKCSHTFNLLDARGAISITERTGYIGRVRALAAGVARLYAAQREELGYPMLDNKDVR from the coding sequence ATGTACTTTCAGGATGTGATTCTTACCCTGCAAAACTACTGGGCAGGCCGGGGCTGTGTCATCGAACAGCCGTCGGGCGTGGAGTGCGGAGCCGGCACCTTCAATCCGAGCACATTTTTGCGGGTTCTCGGGCCTGAACCCTGGAAGGTCGCCTATGTGGAGCCTTCGCGCCGTCCCACCGACGGCCGCTACGGTGAAAATCCCAACCGCCTGCAACGCTATTTCCAGTTTCAGGTGGTGCTCAAACCTTCGCCGGATAACGTGCAGGATCTCTATCTGCAAAGCCTGGAGGCGCTGGGGCTCAATCCGGCCCGCCACGACATCCGTTTTGTGGAGGACGACTGGGAGTCGCCCACGCTCGGGGCCTGGGGCCTGGGCTGGGAGGTCTGGCTCAATGGCATGGAAGTGAGCCAGTTCACCTATTTCCAGCAGGTGGGCGGCATCGACCTGTCGCCGGTCAGCGTGGAACTGACTTACGGCCTGGAACGCCTGACCATGTATCTTCAGGGCGTGGAGTCGGTCTATGATCTGCGCTGGAACAAGGATGTGACCTACGGCCACATCTACCATCAGAACGAAGTGGAGCAGTCCCGGCACAACTTCGAGGCCAGCAACGCGGAAATGCTGCTGGGCCAGTTCAGCGATTTCGAGAGGGAATGCAAGGCCATGCTGGAGTTGGGCCTGCCCTGGCCCGCTTATGATTACTGCCTGAAGTGCTCCCACACGTTCAACCTTCTGGACGCGCGCGGGGCCATTTCCATTACCGAGCGTACCGGCTATATCGGCCGGGTGCGGGCGCTGGCCGCGGGCGTGGCCCGCCTCTACGCGGCGCAACGCGAGGAACTGGGCTATCCCATGCTCGACAACAAGGATGTGAGGTAA
- a CDS encoding peptidylprolyl isomerase, translated as MMRRIVGNAARSRVAKICFAPRCGLVPLLCCCLLLAACLESRLPEGVVATVNSEPIHLRTVQALLDSRSAALGTLQRPSLENMKRQYGEALGTLIIHALVRQELERRQIPVAGATMEQAVALVRGDYGSGGLSKFLTDESLDEADWQALMRDHLAMLTFEKRVLLPGIQVRLDEVRAYYQEHQADFRLPETLDVCFVSGENREALDAFCASFPAGRKTPPETLLAQCLEVRADEVPPPWTKEVSALKPGTCLPARRRNGVWESVGLVERLKAHSLEMADAYPLIEHILQEQKKRAAFEQWLEGSLSRATVKVSPLLRDEVLTPPSARQDRQEEDEDEDGRSDMVDASAGAEERFDAGAAGVDAGSVKPAGDAGADQPPRRNGAGGSGRR; from the coding sequence ATGATGCGGCGGATAGTTGGAAATGCGGCAAGATCGCGCGTCGCGAAGATATGCTTTGCGCCCCGTTGCGGACTTGTTCCGCTGCTTTGCTGTTGTCTTCTGCTCGCCGCCTGTCTGGAGAGCCGTCTGCCCGAGGGCGTGGTGGCCACGGTCAACAGCGAACCCATCCACCTGCGTACGGTGCAGGCCCTGCTGGACAGTCGTTCCGCCGCGCTGGGCACCCTGCAGCGGCCTTCGCTGGAGAATATGAAACGCCAGTACGGCGAGGCTCTGGGCACCCTGATCATCCACGCTCTGGTGCGCCAGGAGCTGGAACGCCGTCAGATTCCCGTGGCCGGCGCAACCATGGAGCAGGCCGTGGCCCTGGTGCGCGGCGACTACGGCTCCGGCGGCCTTTCCAAATTCCTGACTGACGAATCCCTGGATGAGGCGGACTGGCAGGCCCTGATGCGCGACCATCTGGCCATGCTGACCTTTGAAAAGCGGGTGCTGCTGCCCGGCATCCAGGTGCGGCTGGACGAAGTGCGCGCCTATTATCAGGAGCATCAGGCGGACTTCCGGCTGCCTGAAACCCTGGATGTCTGCTTTGTCTCCGGCGAGAACCGCGAGGCTCTGGACGCCTTTTGCGCGTCTTTTCCGGCGGGCAGAAAGACGCCGCCCGAAACGCTGCTGGCGCAATGCCTGGAAGTCAGGGCCGACGAGGTGCCGCCGCCGTGGACCAAGGAAGTGTCGGCTCTCAAGCCCGGAACCTGCCTCCCGGCCCGCCGCCGCAACGGCGTCTGGGAGAGCGTGGGGCTGGTGGAGCGCCTGAAGGCCCACAGCCTGGAAATGGCCGACGCCTATCCGCTGATTGAGCATATTCTGCAGGAACAGAAAAAAAGGGCCGCGTTCGAGCAATGGCTGGAAGGCAGCCTGTCCCGCGCCACGGTCAAGGTGTCGCCCCTGCTCAGGGACGAGGTGCTGACGCCGCCTTCAGCCAGGCAGGATCGGCAGGAGGAAGATGAGGACGAGGACGGCCGTTCGGACATGGTTGACGCCTCGGCGGGAGCTGAGGAACGCTTCGATGCCGGGGCGGCGGGAGTTGACGCCGGGTCCGTCAAACCTGCGGGCGATGCGGGCGCGGATCAGCCGCCCCGGCGGAACGGCGCCGGCGGCAGCGGGCGGCGCTGA
- the recO gene encoding DNA repair protein RecO has protein sequence MEWADQAVVLRIGHFRESDLWLKLLCRKRGLLTLFAFGGSRSRRRFCGCLDVLNTLQCRVKASGRGNFLNLEEAVLLSGPQRLRGNWQRMGLAANCLRFVEALGVNDDGAEETFALVEDLRRVLEEEARLPALLPLFFRLRLAGALGFAPNLGHCGACGAPLTERAFFVVDEGQMRCAACRAGESLPATRYGVELSPAGLDLLRRVQQEFPSTWPVEDGPPTDRRACARAIDGFVQYHLGLAWEGGYFRHV, from the coding sequence ATGGAATGGGCCGATCAGGCCGTGGTTTTGCGCATCGGGCATTTCCGCGAATCTGATCTCTGGTTGAAGCTGCTCTGCCGCAAGCGCGGCCTGCTGACCCTGTTCGCCTTTGGCGGCAGCCGCAGCCGACGGCGTTTCTGCGGCTGTCTGGACGTGCTGAACACCCTGCAATGCCGGGTCAAGGCTTCGGGCAGAGGAAATTTTCTCAATCTGGAAGAGGCCGTGCTGCTGTCCGGCCCGCAGCGGCTGCGCGGCAACTGGCAACGCATGGGACTGGCCGCCAACTGCCTGCGCTTTGTGGAGGCTTTGGGCGTCAACGATGACGGCGCGGAGGAAACCTTCGCCCTGGTGGAAGACCTTCGCCGCGTTCTGGAGGAAGAGGCCCGCCTGCCCGCCTTGCTGCCGCTTTTTTTTCGCCTGCGCCTGGCCGGGGCCTTGGGCTTTGCGCCCAATCTGGGGCACTGCGGCGCGTGCGGCGCACCGCTGACGGAGCGGGCGTTCTTTGTGGTGGACGAAGGCCAGATGCGTTGCGCCGCCTGCCGGGCGGGAGAATCCTTACCGGCCACACGGTATGGAGTGGAGCTTTCCCCGGCCGGGCTTGACCTTTTGCGCCGCGTGCAGCAAGAATTTCCCTCCACCTGGCCGGTGGAGGACGGGCCGCCGACAGACCGCCGGGCCTGCGCGCGGGCCATTGACGGCTTTGTGCAGTATCATTTGGGGCTGGCTTGGGAGGGCGGTTATTTCCGCCACGTGTGA
- the glyS gene encoding glycine--tRNA ligase subunit beta: MATFVLEIGSEELPSRFLAPEETELRSRFAAALAEAGLEHGAVRVMSTPRRAVLLVEDLNPVQQEKEEVISGPPARVSYGADGAPTKALEGFARTHGLSVADVFRLETEKGAYMAVRKRIGGAAAKDLLAEICPAVITALPFAKRMRWGAYSLAYARPIRWILALLDEEVVPFRLGPVDSGRETHGHRVHGPGPFSVAHADAYLKTVADLCAVTLDPALRRAAIVEGGDAQAARSGGKVLWKDSLLDEVQGLAEHPVPLLADFDPAYLEVPREVLLTSMESHQKSFGIEGADGKLMPHFLTVLNLTPEDMAVVKHGWERVLRARLDDARFFWRADLRESLDAWLDKLDHVIFIGALGSMGDKTRRLEALCRWLAERCAPQLGADLTAEAARAGRLSKADLVSGMVGEFDTLQGVMGGIYAERKGEPRAVADALKEQYLPAGPDSPLPASPVGALLSLADKADTLAGCFGLNMIPTGAADPNGLRRCALGIIRILLDFGFELDVRELFAKARELYGARQWKLPPDEAQDKLMEFFAARLRNYFMSQGQDTLLVDAALNAGAALVPDSGARLAALTAFSREAGYAEAVQTFKRVANIVRKQAAAEALPERWNAALLCEAPEKALAETLDALLPRLDALWASGDHGAALATLKEVRPAVDAFFDGVMVMCEDAALRRNRLSMLQALGSRFARLADFAALQL, encoded by the coding sequence ATGGCGACCTTTGTGCTTGAAATCGGCAGCGAGGAACTGCCTTCCCGTTTTTTGGCCCCGGAAGAGACGGAATTGCGAAGCCGCTTTGCGGCCGCTCTGGCCGAAGCGGGCCTGGAGCACGGCGCGGTGCGCGTCATGAGCACGCCGCGTCGGGCCGTGCTGCTGGTGGAAGATCTCAATCCCGTGCAGCAAGAAAAGGAAGAAGTGATTTCCGGTCCTCCGGCGCGCGTGTCCTATGGGGCTGACGGCGCGCCCACCAAGGCTCTGGAGGGCTTTGCCCGCACCCACGGCCTGAGCGTGGCGGACGTTTTTCGCCTGGAGACGGAAAAGGGCGCGTATATGGCCGTGCGCAAGCGCATTGGCGGCGCGGCGGCCAAGGACCTGCTGGCTGAAATCTGCCCGGCGGTGATAACGGCTCTGCCCTTTGCCAAGCGCATGCGCTGGGGCGCGTATTCCTTGGCCTATGCCCGTCCCATCCGCTGGATTCTGGCTTTGCTGGACGAAGAAGTGGTGCCCTTCAGGCTCGGACCGGTGGACTCCGGCCGCGAAACCCACGGTCATCGCGTGCATGGTCCCGGCCCCTTCAGCGTAGCCCATGCCGACGCCTACCTGAAAACCGTGGCTGACCTTTGCGCCGTGACCCTGGACCCGGCCCTGCGCCGCGCCGCCATTGTGGAAGGTGGTGACGCCCAGGCTGCCCGGTCCGGCGGCAAAGTGCTCTGGAAGGACAGTCTGCTGGACGAAGTGCAGGGCCTGGCCGAACATCCCGTGCCCCTGCTGGCGGATTTTGACCCGGCCTATCTGGAAGTGCCGCGCGAAGTGCTGCTGACCAGCATGGAGAGCCATCAGAAGAGCTTCGGCATTGAGGGCGCGGACGGCAAACTCATGCCGCATTTTCTGACCGTGCTCAATCTGACCCCCGAAGATATGGCGGTGGTCAAGCACGGCTGGGAGCGCGTGCTGCGCGCCCGTCTGGACGACGCCCGCTTTTTCTGGCGCGCGGACCTGCGGGAAAGCCTCGACGCCTGGCTGGACAAGCTGGACCATGTCATCTTTATCGGCGCGCTGGGCAGTATGGGCGACAAAACCCGCCGCCTTGAGGCTCTTTGCCGCTGGCTGGCCGAGCGTTGCGCCCCGCAATTGGGCGCTGACCTGACTGCGGAAGCCGCGCGGGCCGGTCGTCTTTCCAAGGCCGATCTTGTGAGCGGCATGGTGGGCGAATTCGATACCCTCCAGGGCGTCATGGGCGGCATTTACGCGGAACGCAAGGGCGAACCGCGGGCCGTGGCCGACGCGCTGAAAGAACAGTATCTGCCTGCCGGACCGGATTCGCCCTTGCCCGCAAGCCCTGTGGGCGCGCTGCTCTCTCTGGCGGACAAGGCCGACACCCTGGCGGGCTGCTTCGGCCTGAACATGATTCCCACCGGCGCGGCGGACCCCAACGGCCTGCGGCGTTGCGCCCTGGGCATCATCCGCATTCTGCTGGACTTCGGCTTTGAGCTGGACGTGCGCGAGCTTTTCGCCAAGGCGCGGGAACTTTACGGCGCGCGGCAATGGAAGTTGCCACCGGACGAAGCTCAGGACAAGCTCATGGAATTTTTCGCTGCCCGGCTGCGCAACTATTTCATGAGCCAGGGCCAGGACACGCTGCTGGTGGACGCGGCCCTGAACGCGGGCGCGGCCCTGGTGCCCGACAGCGGCGCGCGCCTGGCGGCCCTGACGGCCTTCAGCCGCGAAGCGGGTTATGCCGAGGCCGTACAGACCTTCAAGCGGGTGGCCAATATCGTGCGCAAGCAGGCCGCCGCCGAAGCGCTGCCCGAGCGGTGGAACGCGGCGTTGCTGTGCGAAGCGCCGGAAAAGGCTTTGGCCGAGACTCTGGACGCCTTGCTGCCCCGGCTGGACGCCCTGTGGGCCTCGGGTGACCACGGCGCGGCCTTGGCCACGCTCAAGGAAGTGCGCCCGGCGGTGGACGCCTTTTTCGACGGGGTCATGGTCATGTGCGAGGATGCGGCCCTGCGCCGTAACCGTTTGTCCATGCTCCAGGCTCTGGGATCGCGCTTCGCCCGGCTGGCGGATTTTGCGGCCCTGCAACTGTAG
- a CDS encoding MmcQ/YjbR family DNA-binding protein — protein MATREDILAYVKKTFQTEPDYPWRRFPEYAVLRHGGNGKWYGLILNLPKARLGLEGEGNIDVINLKSDHVLDILVNSASGALPAYHMNKKHWITLVLDGGFPDDELYGLIDESHGLTQ, from the coding sequence ATGGCGACGCGGGAAGATATCCTCGCTTACGTGAAGAAGACGTTCCAGACCGAGCCGGACTACCCCTGGCGGCGGTTTCCGGAGTATGCCGTGCTGCGGCACGGGGGGAACGGCAAATGGTACGGTCTGATCCTGAATCTGCCCAAAGCGCGGCTGGGTCTGGAAGGAGAGGGAAACATCGACGTTATCAACCTGAAAAGCGATCATGTGCTGGATATTCTTGTGAACAGCGCGTCAGGCGCATTGCCCGCCTATCATATGAACAAGAAGCACTGGATTACGCTTGTGCTGGACGGCGGTTTTCCCGACGACGAACTGTACGGTCTCATTGACGAAAGCCACGGATTGACGCAGTGA
- a CDS encoding SurA N-terminal domain-containing protein has product MKKTLVLLLAIWLCGICGARAAQLNKVAAVVNGQVITMFDLQKAALPELARARLNPNDPKQAKDVDKVFRKVLDMMIMDILLGQEAKRLKISVSPTEVDNEIAKLMKSRNLTKQQFEAQLAQQKISINEIRENFEKSLLRQKIMGMEVGRKVVVTPAEIKQYYEAHKDNLYDRSGLHMGVLVYAPNVNAQSIAAQIKSGKLTFEEAAAKYSIAPNKDKGGDMGPVEWDRLNPEWEGRLTKMKSGDVTELFDLQGRKAQVHLFRPGGGADKQLTLEQATPQIDAILRQPKAVERFEDYTSQLRSKAVIDIRL; this is encoded by the coding sequence GTGAAGAAAACGCTTGTTCTGCTGCTGGCAATCTGGCTTTGCGGCATTTGCGGCGCACGGGCCGCCCAACTCAATAAAGTGGCGGCGGTGGTCAACGGTCAGGTCATCACTATGTTCGACCTCCAGAAGGCAGCCCTGCCCGAGCTGGCGCGGGCCAGACTCAATCCCAACGATCCGAAGCAGGCCAAGGACGTGGACAAGGTTTTCCGCAAGGTGCTGGACATGATGATCATGGACATCCTGCTCGGGCAGGAGGCCAAACGTCTCAAGATCAGCGTTTCCCCCACCGAAGTGGACAATGAAATCGCCAAGTTGATGAAGTCCCGCAACCTGACCAAGCAGCAGTTCGAAGCCCAGCTCGCCCAGCAGAAAATCTCCATCAACGAGATCCGCGAGAATTTTGAAAAATCTCTGCTGCGCCAGAAGATCATGGGCATGGAAGTGGGCCGCAAGGTAGTGGTGACCCCGGCCGAAATCAAGCAATACTACGAAGCCCACAAAGACAATCTCTATGACCGCAGCGGCCTGCATATGGGCGTGCTGGTCTATGCGCCCAACGTCAACGCCCAGTCCATTGCCGCCCAGATCAAATCCGGCAAGCTGACCTTCGAAGAGGCGGCGGCCAAATATTCCATCGCCCCTAACAAGGACAAGGGCGGCGACATGGGGCCTGTGGAATGGGACCGCCTGAACCCGGAATGGGAAGGGCGGCTTACCAAGATGAAGTCCGGCGACGTGACCGAACTATTCGACCTTCAGGGCCGCAAGGCCCAGGTTCATCTGTTCCGGCCCGGTGGCGGCGCGGACAAGCAGCTCACTCTGGAGCAGGCCACCCCGCAGATCGACGCCATTCTGCGTCAACCCAAGGCCGTTGAGCGCTTTGAGGATTATACCAGCCAACTGCGGAGCAAGGCCGTCATCGATATCCGGCTGTAA
- a CDS encoding RodZ domain-containing protein, which translates to MTLEELGAALRAEREKRGLSIEDVANHLKIGARLLRALEEGDASSLPHLAYAKGFIRSYASYLGMAAEEVNEAVSALGGVSPAITHQPVYTPEESLAPPRSLKWLGVLIVLALLGGGAYVAWQQGALEFLSRQTRRLAQPSPPLQTPDSAEIMPGRDTSAPTAPSAAGSVQTPSPSPAATPSTDAPATSSAPATAPPATASTSAAPVGDAIASASAPVPAFGGATRNATAAWGLGSTPTRNATQPAESGQPADGALPPGQHKVIITATEECWIHSNADNTDTRQFSLRKGDTFALTFTKSLELKLGNAGGVRIRYNGQDMPAPGQSGQVRTLTFPPAARQ; encoded by the coding sequence ATGACCTTAGAGGAACTGGGCGCGGCGCTGCGCGCCGAACGCGAAAAGCGGGGCCTGAGCATTGAGGATGTGGCCAACCACCTGAAAATCGGAGCCCGTCTGCTGCGCGCCCTGGAAGAGGGCGACGCCTCATCCCTGCCCCATCTGGCGTATGCCAAGGGCTTTATCCGCTCATACGCCTCCTATCTCGGCATGGCCGCCGAAGAAGTGAACGAAGCCGTCAGCGCTCTGGGTGGCGTGAGCCCGGCCATCACACATCAGCCCGTGTATACGCCGGAGGAGTCTCTGGCGCCGCCCCGGAGCCTGAAATGGCTGGGCGTGCTTATTGTTTTGGCGCTGCTGGGCGGCGGCGCGTATGTGGCCTGGCAGCAGGGCGCTCTGGAGTTTCTGAGCCGCCAGACGCGGCGTCTGGCCCAGCCCTCGCCGCCGCTGCAAACGCCGGATTCCGCCGAAATCATGCCGGGCCGGGATACTTCGGCCCCGACGGCTCCGTCTGCCGCCGGTTCGGTCCAGACGCCGTCCCCGTCTCCGGCCGCCACGCCTTCAACTGACGCTCCGGCAACCTCTTCGGCCCCCGCGACGGCACCGCCCGCAACCGCTTCGACTTCCGCCGCGCCCGTCGGCGACGCAATCGCGTCTGCCTCCGCTCCGGTTCCCGCCTTTGGCGGCGCTACGCGGAACGCGACGGCTGCCTGGGGTTTGGGTTCCACGCCGACGCGCAATGCGACGCAGCCCGCTGAATCCGGCCAGCCCGCGGACGGCGCGCTGCCTCCGGGCCAGCACAAGGTCATCATCACCGCCACGGAAGAATGCTGGATTCATTCCAACGCCGACAATACCGATACCCGGCAGTTTTCGTTGCGCAAGGGCGACACCTTTGCCCTGACCTTCACCAAAAGCCTGGAACTGAAGCTGGGCAATGCCGGCGGCGTGCGCATCCGCTATAACGGGCAGGACATGCCCGCGCCCGGCCAGTCCGGCCAGGTGCGGACGCTGACTTTTCCGCCCGCGGCCCGGCAGTGA
- the mfd gene encoding transcription-repair coupling factor, whose translation MQNLSALLAGRDGQLYLKRSGMATRCRLACEALAQGRGAVLLARNREEFHAARSLLTLFLPQLSLGDIPVGKAVWESPCLSLPPMSQWRDRDSWAARMAALYALAQGGPRCVVAGVESALLRYMPLDFFDSRTLDLQRGGEYSPELILDQAVEWGYERVSLVTRPGDMARRGDILDIFPPGYAKPVRLEFFGDAIEEMRLFDAESQRSLQHLDELTLLPVSPLALDNKGLTSARKRCDQLLSEGRISENECYSFKKALDGGGAGILPGVLCDAPSLLEEWLPADSLWLLPGEADSAEALRDGRLALKESLEAEDSPMQQPAGLALRKNSQPAPWRNFQCAFDEPLVMGVEERGADFQERPLHAFSDLFPLPAAQDRPWQHLAAGLKEWQSQRRQVILSFSSERGRNKFLKLAEQDGITPALRYAPEAHGLFALVSPFRSGVELVWDNSLVLGEDIIYPRAEKTPRAASRAFKGLDNFDDLKNGDLLVHRDYGIGRFAGLHHLDLNEAANDFLLIEYSGRDKLYVPADRLGLIQRFKGTEGVEPALDRLGGPAWAAGKEKARKAIEKIAADLVEMYAYRKVAKGFRYDPPGELYHEFEATFGFEETPDQAKAIQDVLDDMDRGEPMDRLICGDVGFGKTEVALRAAFRAAAEGRQVALLCPTTVLAEQHYQTFRARLAGFPVNVGLLSRFVPRARQKEVLKAAAAGQIDILIGTHRILSSDVKLPNLALLVLDEEQRFGVRHKEKLKALKKNVDVLTLTATPIPRTLQLSMSGIRELSIIETAPQDRKPVATAVLRRDDDLLRKVIAREIEREGQVFWVYNRVQGLERVAEYVRKLAPEARVGMAHGQMSETELETTMHKFWHGELDVLVCTSIVESGLDFPRANTLVVDQAQMFGLGQLYQLRGRVGRSDRQAYAFFVVPDAERLTAVAEERLRIIMDMDYLGAGFQVAMEDLRLRGAGNILGEVQSGHMGRVGLDLYLEMLEEAVGRLKGTPSALAVETELTLGLPAHIPASYIDDGRERLRCYKALTSAVGGAAREEAALSMRDRFGPFPEELNNFLAVLDFKQFLTELQVQRADVHRDHLRMFWPDGQTAVQPERIVELAAGMPGARLHPPAGLTLPLAGELSFGEGLQKVRLALDNIRASAS comes from the coding sequence ATGCAAAATCTCAGCGCATTGCTTGCGGGCCGGGACGGCCAGCTTTATCTGAAGCGCAGCGGCATGGCCACGCGCTGCCGCCTGGCCTGCGAGGCTCTGGCCCAGGGGCGCGGCGCGGTGCTCCTCGCCCGCAACCGGGAGGAATTCCACGCGGCCCGCTCCCTGCTGACGCTTTTTTTGCCTCAGCTTTCTCTGGGCGACATCCCCGTCGGCAAGGCCGTATGGGAAAGCCCCTGTCTGAGTCTGCCGCCCATGAGCCAGTGGCGGGACAGGGACAGTTGGGCTGCCCGCATGGCCGCGCTGTATGCTCTGGCCCAGGGCGGACCGCGTTGCGTGGTGGCCGGCGTGGAAAGCGCGCTGTTGCGCTATATGCCGCTGGATTTTTTTGATTCGCGCACCCTGGACCTTCAGCGCGGCGGCGAGTATTCGCCGGAACTCATTCTGGATCAGGCCGTAGAGTGGGGCTACGAGCGCGTCTCCCTGGTGACCCGCCCCGGCGACATGGCCCGGCGCGGCGACATTCTGGACATTTTCCCGCCCGGCTACGCCAAGCCTGTACGCCTGGAGTTTTTCGGCGACGCCATTGAGGAAATGCGCCTCTTTGACGCCGAGAGCCAGCGTTCCCTGCAGCATCTCGACGAACTGACCCTGTTGCCCGTGAGCCCGCTGGCTTTGGACAACAAGGGGCTGACGTCGGCCCGCAAACGCTGCGATCAACTGCTCAGCGAAGGGCGGATCAGCGAAAACGAGTGCTATTCCTTTAAAAAAGCCCTGGACGGCGGCGGCGCGGGCATTCTGCCCGGTGTGCTCTGTGATGCCCCCAGCCTGCTGGAGGAATGGCTGCCCGCCGACAGCCTCTGGCTGCTGCCCGGCGAGGCGGACAGCGCCGAAGCCCTGCGCGACGGGCGTCTGGCGCTCAAGGAGAGTCTGGAAGCCGAGGACTCGCCCATGCAGCAACCGGCCGGTCTGGCCTTGCGCAAGAATTCCCAGCCCGCGCCCTGGCGGAATTTCCAGTGCGCCTTCGATGAACCCCTGGTCATGGGCGTGGAAGAGCGGGGCGCGGATTTTCAGGAACGCCCCCTGCACGCCTTCAGCGATTTGTTCCCCTTGCCCGCCGCGCAGGACCGGCCCTGGCAGCATCTGGCTGCCGGGCTCAAGGAATGGCAGAGCCAGCGCCGTCAGGTCATCCTGAGTTTTTCCTCGGAACGGGGCCGGAACAAATTTCTCAAACTGGCCGAGCAGGACGGCATTACCCCGGCCTTGCGCTACGCGCCCGAGGCCCATGGCCTGTTCGCCCTGGTCTCGCCCTTCCGTTCCGGCGTGGAACTGGTCTGGGACAACAGTCTGGTGCTGGGCGAGGACATCATCTATCCCCGCGCGGAAAAGACGCCGCGCGCCGCCTCGCGGGCCTTCAAGGGCCTGGACAATTTTGACGACCTCAAAAACGGCGACCTGCTGGTCCACCGCGATTACGGCATCGGGCGCTTCGCGGGTCTGCACCATCTGGATCTCAACGAGGCGGCCAACGATTTTCTGCTCATTGAATATTCCGGGCGGGACAAGCTCTATGTGCCCGCCGACCGTCTGGGCCTGATCCAGCGTTTCAAGGGAACCGAGGGCGTGGAACCGGCCCTGGACCGCCTGGGCGGGCCGGCCTGGGCCGCGGGCAAGGAAAAAGCCCGCAAGGCCATTGAAAAAATCGCGGCCGACCTGGTGGAAATGTACGCCTACCGCAAGGTGGCCAAGGGCTTCCGCTACGACCCGCCGGGTGAGTTGTACCATGAATTCGAGGCCACCTTCGGCTTTGAGGAAACCCCGGACCAGGCCAAGGCCATTCAGGACGTGCTGGACGACATGGACAGGGGCGAACCCATGGACCGCCTGATCTGCGGCGATGTGGGTTTCGGCAAGACGGAGGTGGCGTTGCGCGCGGCCTTTCGCGCCGCCGCCGAGGGGCGGCAGGTGGCCCTGCTCTGTCCCACCACGGTGCTGGCCGAGCAGCATTACCAGACGTTCCGGGCCCGGCTGGCCGGATTCCCGGTCAACGTGGGCCTGCTGAGCCGTTTTGTGCCCCGGGCCCGGCAAAAGGAAGTGCTCAAGGCGGCCGCCGCCGGACAGATCGACATTCTCATCGGCACCCACCGTATTCTTTCCAGCGACGTGAAGCTGCCCAATCTGGCCCTGCTCGTGCTGGACGAGGAGCAGCGCTTCGGCGTGCGCCACAAGGAAAAGCTCAAGGCCCTGAAGAAGAACGTGGATGTGCTGACCCTGACGGCCACGCCCATTCCGCGCACATTGCAGCTTTCCATGTCCGGCATCCGCGAGCTGTCCATCATCGAAACCGCGCCGCAGGACCGCAAGCCCGTGGCCACGGCGGTGCTGCGCCGCGACGACGATCTGCTGCGCAAGGTCATCGCGCGCGAAATCGAGCGCGAAGGCCAGGTGTTCTGGGTTTACAACCGGGTGCAGGGTCTGGAGCGCGTGGCGGAATATGTGCGCAAGCTCGCGCCCGAGGCCAGGGTGGGCATGGCCCACGGCCAGATGTCCGAAACCGAGTTGGAAACCACCATGCACAAATTCTGGCACGGCGAGCTGGACGTGCTGGTCTGCACCTCCATTGTGGAGTCGGGCCTGGATTTCCCGCGCGCCAACACCCTGGTGGTGGACCAGGCCCAGATGTTCGGCCTGGGCCAGCTCTATCAGTTGCGGGGCCGCGTGGGCCGCAGCGACCGGCAGGCCTATGCTTTCTTCGTGGTGCCCGATGCCGAGCGTCTCACGGCCGTGGCCGAGGAGCGCCTGCGCATCATCATGGATATGGATTACCTGGGCGCGGGCTTCCAGGTGGCCATGGAAGACCTGCGCCTGCGCGGGGCGGGCAACATTCTGGGCGAGGTGCAGTCCGGACACATGGGCCGGGTGGGTCTGGACCTCTATCTGGAAATGCTGGAGGAGGCCGTGGGCCGCCTCAAGGGCACGCCTTCGGCCTTGGCGGTGGAAACGGAGCTGACTCTGGGCTTGCCTGCGCATATCCCCGCGTCGTACATTGACGACGGCCGCGAGCGCCTGCGCTGCTACAAGGCCCTGACCTCCGCCGTGGGCGGCGCGGCCAGGGAAGAGGCGGCGCTCTCCATGCGCGACCGCTTCGGTCCCTTCCCCGAGGAACTGAACAATTTTCTGGCCGTGCTGGACTTCAAGCAGTTCCTCACGGAGTTGCAGGTGCAGCGGGCCGACGTGCACCGGGACCACTTGCGCATGTTCTGGCCCGACGGCCAGACCGCCGTACAGCCGGAGCGCATTGTGGAACTGGCGGCCGGGATGCCGGGCGCGCGCCTGCATCCCCCGGCGGGCCTGACCCTGCCGCTGGCCGGGGAGCTTTCGTTCGGCGAGGGCTTGCAAAAAGTGCGGCTGGCGCTGGACAACATCCGCGCGTCGGCCTCCTGA